A region of Cyanobacteria bacterium GSL.Bin1 DNA encodes the following proteins:
- a CDS encoding DUF924 family protein → MSQEQHSSAQAVLDFWFGSPEDENYGKPRQEWFTKDPDFDAAVRSRFLSLYQQAAKGELNAWKNSPETCLALIILLDQFPRNLFRGDPRMFQTDEQALVLAKYALKHDYDRQLLNVQRWFIYLPFEHSEDLEMQYRALSLFSRLRNDPDSATAIDYAERHLKAIEKFGRFPHRNEILGRESTPEEIAFLQKPGSSF, encoded by the coding sequence ATGAGTCAAGAACAACACTCGTCTGCACAAGCGGTTTTAGATTTTTGGTTTGGTTCTCCCGAAGATGAAAATTATGGCAAGCCACGTCAGGAATGGTTCACGAAAGACCCTGACTTTGACGCAGCGGTCCGATCGCGCTTTCTCTCACTGTATCAACAGGCAGCTAAAGGAGAACTCAATGCCTGGAAAAATTCACCAGAAACCTGTTTAGCGTTGATTATTCTGCTCGATCAATTTCCCCGCAATTTATTTCGGGGGGATCCGAGGATGTTTCAAACGGATGAACAAGCCTTAGTCTTAGCCAAATATGCCCTCAAACATGACTATGATCGACAACTGCTCAATGTCCAACGGTGGTTCATTTATCTCCCGTTTGAACACAGCGAAGATTTAGAAATGCAATACCGAGCGCTGAGTCTCTTTTCTCGCTTAAGAAATGACCCCGATAGTGCGACTGCGATTGATTATGCTGAGCGTCATCTCAAAGCGATTGAAAAGTTTGGACGCTTTCCCCATCGCAATGAAATTTTAGGGCGAGAAAGTACCCCGGAAGAAATTGCTTTTTTACAAAAACCCGGCTCATCTTTTTGA
- the ndhL gene encoding NAD(P)H-quinone oxidoreductase subunit L codes for MFIAALYLALGGLYLLVIPGMTYFYLQQRWYVAGSWERTFMYFLVFFFFPGLLLLSPFLNFRPKRREVKS; via the coding sequence ATGTTCATTGCAGCGTTATATTTAGCCTTAGGTGGACTCTATTTACTAGTGATTCCCGGTATGACTTACTTCTATCTGCAGCAACGGTGGTATGTTGCAGGTTCTTGGGAGCGGACATTCATGTACTTCCTGGTGTTTTTCTTCTTTCCGGGGTTACTGTTATTAAGTCCATTTCTCAATTTTCGTCCCAAACGTCGAGAAGTTAAAAGTTAA
- a CDS encoding DUF3007 family protein, which produces MRRVDAIAITFGVFIAGGVAYLLLRVFGLSSQNAGVWSQALLVAGLIGWVSTYLFRVFTQDMTYNKQLQDYEEAVLQKRLEEMTPEELAQLQKEVEEEKAAESSTTQQSENKNEQ; this is translated from the coding sequence ATGCGACGAGTAGACGCGATCGCGATTACCTTTGGGGTGTTCATCGCCGGTGGAGTCGCCTATTTGCTACTGCGAGTTTTTGGCTTAAGTTCGCAAAATGCCGGGGTCTGGAGTCAAGCTTTGCTGGTAGCTGGTTTAATCGGTTGGGTCAGTACCTATCTCTTTCGGGTGTTTACCCAAGATATGACCTATAATAAACAACTCCAAGACTATGAAGAAGCAGTGCTGCAAAAACGCTTAGAGGAAATGACCCCAGAAGAGTTGGCGCAACTGCAAAAAGAAGTGGAAGAAGAGAAAGCCGCTGAATCTTCCACGACTCAACAATCAGAAAATAAGAACGAACAATGA